Proteins from a single region of Bactrocera neohumeralis isolate Rockhampton unplaced genomic scaffold, APGP_CSIRO_Bneo_wtdbg2-racon-allhic-juicebox.fasta_v2 cluster10, whole genome shotgun sequence:
- the LOC126764866 gene encoding eukaryotic initiation factor 4A isoform X2, translating to MDDRSDIAHEGPSGMDPEGVIESTWHEVYDNFDDMNLREELLRGIYGYGFEKPSAIQQRAIIPCVKGRDVIAQAQSGTGKTATFSIAILQQIDMSIRDCQALILAPTRELATQIQRVVMALGEYMKVHSHACIGGTNVREDARNLESGCHVVVGTPGRVHDMINRKVLRTHNIKLFVLDEADEMLSRGFKDQIQDVFKMLPPDVQVILLSATMPPDVLEVSRCFMRDPVSILVKKEELTLEGIKQFYVNVKQENWKLGTLCDLYDTLSITQSVIFCNTRRKVDQLTQEMTNHNFTVSAMHGDMEQRDREVIMKQFRSGSSRVLITTDLLARGIDVQQVSLVINYDLPSNRENYIHRIGRGGRFGRKGVAINFITDEDRRILKDIEQFYHTTIEEMPANIADLI from the exons At ggATGATCGAAGTGATATAGCTCATGAAGGTCCCAGTGGTATGGATCCGGAAGGTGTCATTGAGTCAACTTGGCATGAAGTTTACGACAACTTCGATGACATGAATTTACGCGAAGAGCTTTTAAGGGGGATTTATGGCTACGGTTTTGAGAAACCTTCAGCTATTCAGCAACGCGCCATTATTCCTTGTGTTAAAGGTCGCGACGTGATTGCTCAAGCCCAATCTG GAACGGGAAAAACTGCAACGTTTTCAATTGCTATCTTGCAACAAATCGATATGTCCATCCGTGACTGTCAGGCTTTGATTTTGGCCCCAACTAGAGAGTTGGCAACTCAAATTCAACGTGTTGTTATGGCACTTGGTGAATACATGAAAGTTCATTCGCATGCTTGCATCGGTGGAACTAATGTGCGTGAGGATGCCAGAAACCTGGAATCTGGAtgtcatgttgttgttggtacgCCTGGTCGTGTGCATGATATGATTAACCGAAAAGTGCTTCGGACacacaatattaaattgttcGTATTGGATGAAGCTGATGAGATGTTATCACGTGGTTTTAAAGATCAAATACAAGATGTTTTTAAAATGCTTCCTCCAGACgttcaagttattttattatctgCCACTATGCCGCCTGATGTTCTTGAAGTTAGCCGCTGTTTTATGCGAGATCCAGTAAGCATTTTAGTGAAGAAAGAGGAGCTTACATTAGAAGGTATCAAACAATTTTACGTTAATGTTAAGCAAGAAAACTGGAAGCTTGGTACTCTGTGTGATTTGTATGATACGCTATCCATTACTCAATCTGTAATTTTCTGTAATACAAGGCGCAAG GTGGATCAGTTGACCCAAGAAATGACAAATCATAACTTCACTGTATCTGCCATGCATGGTGATATGGAGCAACGTGATCGTGAAGTGATTATGAAGCAATTCCGTTCAGGTTCTTCACGTGTTCTTATTACAACTGATTTGCTCGCTCGTGGTATTGATGTACAACAAGTTTCGCTAGTCATCAACTATGACTTGCCATCCAATAGAGAAAATTACATTCATAG aattgGTCGTGGTGGGCGTTTTGGTCGCAAAGGAGtggcaattaattttattacggACGAGGATAGAAGAATTCTTAAAGACATAGAACAGTTCTACCACACCACTATTGAGGAAATGCCTGCCAATATTGCTGATCTAATTTAA
- the LOC126764866 gene encoding eukaryotic initiation factor 4A isoform X1: protein MDDRSDIAHEGPSGMDPEGVIESTWHEVYDNFDDMNLREELLRGIYGYGFEKPSAIQQRAIIPCVKGRDVIAQAQSGTGKTATFSIAILQQIDMSIRDCQALILAPTRELATQIQRVVMALGEYMKVHSHACIGGTNVREDARNLESGCHVVVGTPGRVHDMINRKVLRTHNIKLFVLDEADEMLSRGFKDQIQDVFKMLPPDVQVILLSATMPPDVLEVSRCFMRDPVSILVKKEELTLEGIKQFYVNVKQENWKLGTLCDLYDTLSITQSVIFCNTRRKVDQLTQEMTNHNFTVSAMHGDMEQRDREVIMKQFRSGSSRVLITTDLLARGIDVQQVSLVINYDLPSNRENYIHRIGRGGRFGRKGVAINFITDEDRRILKDIEQFYHTTIEEMPANIADLI, encoded by the exons AT ggATGATCGAAGTGATATAGCTCATGAAGGTCCCAGTGGTATGGATCCGGAAGGTGTCATTGAGTCAACTTGGCATGAAGTTTACGACAACTTCGATGACATGAATTTACGCGAAGAGCTTTTAAGGGGGATTTATGGCTACGGTTTTGAGAAACCTTCAGCTATTCAGCAACGCGCCATTATTCCTTGTGTTAAAGGTCGCGACGTGATTGCTCAAGCCCAATCTG GAACGGGAAAAACTGCAACGTTTTCAATTGCTATCTTGCAACAAATCGATATGTCCATCCGTGACTGTCAGGCTTTGATTTTGGCCCCAACTAGAGAGTTGGCAACTCAAATTCAACGTGTTGTTATGGCACTTGGTGAATACATGAAAGTTCATTCGCATGCTTGCATCGGTGGAACTAATGTGCGTGAGGATGCCAGAAACCTGGAATCTGGAtgtcatgttgttgttggtacgCCTGGTCGTGTGCATGATATGATTAACCGAAAAGTGCTTCGGACacacaatattaaattgttcGTATTGGATGAAGCTGATGAGATGTTATCACGTGGTTTTAAAGATCAAATACAAGATGTTTTTAAAATGCTTCCTCCAGACgttcaagttattttattatctgCCACTATGCCGCCTGATGTTCTTGAAGTTAGCCGCTGTTTTATGCGAGATCCAGTAAGCATTTTAGTGAAGAAAGAGGAGCTTACATTAGAAGGTATCAAACAATTTTACGTTAATGTTAAGCAAGAAAACTGGAAGCTTGGTACTCTGTGTGATTTGTATGATACGCTATCCATTACTCAATCTGTAATTTTCTGTAATACAAGGCGCAAG GTGGATCAGTTGACCCAAGAAATGACAAATCATAACTTCACTGTATCTGCCATGCATGGTGATATGGAGCAACGTGATCGTGAAGTGATTATGAAGCAATTCCGTTCAGGTTCTTCACGTGTTCTTATTACAACTGATTTGCTCGCTCGTGGTATTGATGTACAACAAGTTTCGCTAGTCATCAACTATGACTTGCCATCCAATAGAGAAAATTACATTCATAG aattgGTCGTGGTGGGCGTTTTGGTCGCAAAGGAGtggcaattaattttattacggACGAGGATAGAAGAATTCTTAAAGACATAGAACAGTTCTACCACACCACTATTGAGGAAATGCCTGCCAATATTGCTGATCTAATTTAA
- the LOC126764866 gene encoding eukaryotic initiation factor 4A isoform X3, translating into MDDRSDIAHEGPSGMDPEGVIESTWHEVYDNFDDMNLREELLRGIYGYGFEKPSAIQQRAIIPCVKGRDVIAQAQSGTGKTATFSIAILQQIDMSIRDCQALILAPTRELATQIQRVVMALGEYMKVHSHACIGGTNVREDARNLESGCHVVVGTPGRVHDMINRKVLRTHNIKLFVLDEADEMLSRGFKDQIQDVFKMLPPDVQVILLSATMPPDVLEVSRCFMRDPVSILVKKEELTLEGIKQFYVNVKQENWKLGTLCDLYDTLSITQSVIFCNTRRKVDQLTQEMTNHNFTVSAMHGDMEQRDREVIMKQFRSGSSRVLITTDLLARGIDVQQVSLVINYDLPSNRENYIHRIGRGGRFGRKGVAINFITDEDRRILKDIEQFYHTTIEEMPANIADLI; encoded by the exons ggATGATCGAAGTGATATAGCTCATGAAGGTCCCAGTGGTATGGATCCGGAAGGTGTCATTGAGTCAACTTGGCATGAAGTTTACGACAACTTCGATGACATGAATTTACGCGAAGAGCTTTTAAGGGGGATTTATGGCTACGGTTTTGAGAAACCTTCAGCTATTCAGCAACGCGCCATTATTCCTTGTGTTAAAGGTCGCGACGTGATTGCTCAAGCCCAATCTG GAACGGGAAAAACTGCAACGTTTTCAATTGCTATCTTGCAACAAATCGATATGTCCATCCGTGACTGTCAGGCTTTGATTTTGGCCCCAACTAGAGAGTTGGCAACTCAAATTCAACGTGTTGTTATGGCACTTGGTGAATACATGAAAGTTCATTCGCATGCTTGCATCGGTGGAACTAATGTGCGTGAGGATGCCAGAAACCTGGAATCTGGAtgtcatgttgttgttggtacgCCTGGTCGTGTGCATGATATGATTAACCGAAAAGTGCTTCGGACacacaatattaaattgttcGTATTGGATGAAGCTGATGAGATGTTATCACGTGGTTTTAAAGATCAAATACAAGATGTTTTTAAAATGCTTCCTCCAGACgttcaagttattttattatctgCCACTATGCCGCCTGATGTTCTTGAAGTTAGCCGCTGTTTTATGCGAGATCCAGTAAGCATTTTAGTGAAGAAAGAGGAGCTTACATTAGAAGGTATCAAACAATTTTACGTTAATGTTAAGCAAGAAAACTGGAAGCTTGGTACTCTGTGTGATTTGTATGATACGCTATCCATTACTCAATCTGTAATTTTCTGTAATACAAGGCGCAAG GTGGATCAGTTGACCCAAGAAATGACAAATCATAACTTCACTGTATCTGCCATGCATGGTGATATGGAGCAACGTGATCGTGAAGTGATTATGAAGCAATTCCGTTCAGGTTCTTCACGTGTTCTTATTACAACTGATTTGCTCGCTCGTGGTATTGATGTACAACAAGTTTCGCTAGTCATCAACTATGACTTGCCATCCAATAGAGAAAATTACATTCATAG aattgGTCGTGGTGGGCGTTTTGGTCGCAAAGGAGtggcaattaattttattacggACGAGGATAGAAGAATTCTTAAAGACATAGAACAGTTCTACCACACCACTATTGAGGAAATGCCTGCCAATATTGCTGATCTAATTTAA